The following coding sequences lie in one Peribacillus frigoritolerans genomic window:
- the ftsA gene encoding cell division protein FtsA, whose product MNSNEIYVSLDIGTSSVKVIIGEMVNDTLNIIGVGNVKSEGLKKGSIVGIDETVQSIQKAIEQAERMIGMEIKKVIVGISGNHVTLQPCHGVVAVSSDNKEITEHDVFRVREAAELITIPSDREIIDVVPIHYKVDELDEISDPRGMIGVRLEMRGILITGLRTILHNTLRCVERAGLEITDIALQPLAAGSLVLSKDEKELGVALVDIGGGSTTLAIFEQGYLQYTSVIPIGGETLTKDLSIVLRTTMEEAEKIKVKHGHAFYDDASEDEVFQIPIIGSDQQQTCNQLMLSDIIEARVTEIFELIQDDLRRLGFQDIPGGFVLTGGVVKMPGVLELAQYVFQNRVRTAEPNYIGVREPQYTTAVGLIKHACKKERMQKNTANKTPVAAGQAQEDNDQRSQKVSQKNKENTAKKQGEKGESKFKKILGYFFE is encoded by the coding sequence ATGAACAGCAACGAAATATACGTAAGTCTTGACATCGGTACATCCAGTGTAAAAGTTATCATTGGGGAAATGGTCAATGACACATTAAATATAATCGGCGTGGGAAATGTTAAATCAGAGGGGCTCAAAAAGGGTTCGATCGTCGGCATAGATGAAACCGTCCAATCCATTCAAAAGGCTATAGAGCAAGCAGAACGGATGATAGGGATGGAGATAAAAAAGGTAATCGTCGGCATAAGCGGAAATCATGTGACGCTTCAGCCGTGTCATGGGGTAGTAGCGGTATCCAGTGACAATAAAGAGATTACCGAGCATGACGTTTTCCGTGTCAGGGAAGCCGCGGAGTTAATAACGATACCATCCGACAGGGAAATCATCGACGTGGTGCCGATCCATTACAAAGTTGATGAACTTGATGAAATCAGTGATCCAAGGGGCATGATAGGTGTCCGGTTGGAAATGAGAGGGATATTAATCACAGGTCTTCGGACAATTTTACATAATACGCTGCGCTGTGTGGAAAGGGCAGGGTTAGAAATAACCGATATCGCCCTTCAGCCCTTAGCCGCAGGTTCCCTTGTATTATCCAAGGATGAAAAAGAACTTGGTGTGGCACTTGTCGATATTGGCGGAGGTTCCACGACTCTGGCAATTTTCGAACAAGGCTATTTACAATATACGTCTGTGATACCTATAGGCGGGGAAACACTTACGAAGGATCTTTCCATCGTTCTAAGGACAACGATGGAAGAAGCTGAGAAAATAAAAGTGAAGCATGGACATGCCTTTTATGATGACGCGTCTGAAGATGAAGTATTCCAAATACCGATCATCGGCAGCGATCAGCAGCAAACCTGCAACCAGTTAATGCTTTCGGATATCATTGAAGCGCGGGTGACCGAAATATTCGAGTTGATTCAAGATGATTTGAGGAGACTTGGCTTCCAGGATATACCGGGTGGTTTCGTGTTGACCGGGGGCGTCGTCAAGATGCCGGGAGTCCTGGAGCTTGCTCAATATGTGTTCCAAAACCGGGTAAGGACAGCTGAACCGAATTACATCGGTGTCAGGGAACCTCAATACACGACAGCTGTTGGTTTGATTAAACACGCATGCAAGAAAGAGAGAATGCAAAAAAACACCGCTAATAAAACTCCTGTAGCAGCTGGACAAGCACAAGAAGATAACGACCAGCGCAGCCAGAAGGTTTCTCAGAAAAACAAAGAGAACACGGCTAAAAAACAAGGTGAAAAAGGTGAATCTAAATTCAAAAAAATCCTAGGTTACTTTTTTGAATAA